Proteins encoded together in one Telopea speciosissima isolate NSW1024214 ecotype Mountain lineage chromosome 4, Tspe_v1, whole genome shotgun sequence window:
- the LOC122660473 gene encoding extensin-like, which translates to MGIPHRILFSLFALLLISPTELSVVTAMAAANIKEETTNLSLLAAKRKDQIACTMCSACDNPCNQVFSPPPPSPPPPSSPPPPSSSGSECPPPPSPPSSGSGSGTYYYSPPPPSQPTTSYAYPPPPGGAIGGGVYPPPTSYYPAPPPPNPIVPYFPFYYHNPPPAGTSNSVQLKAPVVFSTTVILFFLYFSF; encoded by the coding sequence atgggGATTCCCCACCGAatcttgttttctctctttgCCCTTCTCTTGATCTCACCGACGGAATTGTCGGTGGTGACAGCGATGGCGGCtgcaaacatcaaagaagaaacTACGAACTTGTCCTTACTGGCTGCGAAAAGGAAAGATCAGATTGCATGCACAATGTGCTCCGCCTGCGACAATCCTTGCAACCAAGTCTTCTCCCCGCCACCACCATCTCCTCCGCCGCCGTCgtctccaccaccaccctccTCATCCGGCTCTGAGTGCCCACCACCGCCATCGCCGCCCAGTTCCGGTTCCGGCTCCGGCACTTACTACTACTCGCCACCACCTCCCTCGCAGCCCACGACAAGCTATGCCTATCCGCCGCCTCCAGGTGGGGCAATAGGAGGTGGTGTCTATCCTCCGCCGACGAGTTACTACCCGGCGCCACCACCCCCGAACCCAATCGTACCGTACTTCCCCTTCTACTATCATAATCCTCCGCCTGCTGGCACGTCAAATTCCGTCCAATTGAAAGCTCCCGTTGTGTTTTCGACTACAgtcattcttttctttctgtaCTTTTCCTTTTAG